One window of Pyxicephalus adspersus chromosome 4, UCB_Pads_2.0, whole genome shotgun sequence genomic DNA carries:
- the ECT2L gene encoding epithelial cell-transforming sequence 2 oncogene-like, with protein sequence MMSSHWRLSPHSVKRWHLERVGLHGGETQMSIKDNIHFDENVGNQTRFSAWTPMASKSFNKQLFQERVNLIGHWYDLWTDKQRKQFLHSILMRSSRSQLKFVQDWFTEECPVTNLDFTTVIPRVLSLYIFSFLNVHDLCVAAQVSWHWKFLSEQDCLWMPKCTKFGWFLPYSPADNEYGAWKRHYISCACSLDYLTPREAAETYGTLNEPKEGKEELKEKLQEKWLRKMLRDRLSLQKKELLKTRPPWMSGAWRSAVNSKLSLTQSMSLTDQASMQAALWLIKGKDTSSDKALTSWLLKEDNHTPSFTLALEKKLVERSIDSLPKRYNVSGCNTYTSTTTKQCSSLLGLTATMGSSGPVHLVLISSHILAYEVILNSVKPSVIPVVYDYNGMTLESLIFCVEKALDGRTAQSIGVVADGNSQHLHLLQSVQIDSQNVLSPNIREFWEKLSSCVVSDKAGGHVDLFVPFAASDAGMKVLENLSRLAGIMFCSPTGIATGSYQHILSEWLMEPERREFPPYLYFTEVKLQAWCRLASVMEEALHMVRKQMKLYLSDLKRNVSGRIIGQFMFDTMAMVKVQTNKDVAEALTEALMELVKEKRDDPMEFISIYLLKKCGKDKELRNQLQQTGKEDTLSAFLKQEDENDSGAISENAARSPNQSESRFRKLTMIDNKLQADVGDKRSRFAQEILKSERQYVQVLEIIRDIYAVPLKSALSSNRAILSISNVQIIFSDVLNILQINKQLLTELMERLQEWGPAQCLGDVFMKFVSKLKIYTNFFNNYTVILKTIDKCREAMPTFRAFLKRHDHTVVTKMMSLQELLLFPSSRFEEYLNLLYALRLHTPPDHPDRNDLNTIITEMKQYKDFILRVKSALEKDTELTHLQQTIQGCPNLIEANRHLIYKQDVALLKCADEEISASLRIFEHISDLSLFLFNDALVISRRHISYTPFKHVPSTSYQFMASVSLPRLLLEDIPDTKYVKNAFVLQGPKRRWICATLTDEEKVTWLSACQSAIHASIERR encoded by the exons ATGATGAGCAGTCATTGGAGGCTCAGTCCACACAGTGTTAAGCGGTGGCATCTGGAGCGTGTGGGGCTCCATGGAGGAGAGACGCAGATGTCAATCAAAGATAACATTCATTTTGATGAGAATGTGGGCAATCAGACACGCTTTAGCGCCTGGACACCAATGGCAAGCAAATCTTTTAACAAACAG CTCTTTCAGGAGAGAGTGAATCTTATAGGGCATTGGTATGACCTGTGGACAGACAAACAGCGCAAACAATTTCTACATTCTATTTTAATGAGGAGCAGCAGATCACAACTGAA ATTTGTACAGGATTGGTTCACTGAAGAATGTCCCGTCACCAATTTAGACTTTACAACGGTGATTCCCAGGGTTTTATCCTTGTACATTTTTTCCTTCTTGAATGTTCATGATCTGTGTGTTGCTGCACAAGTCAGCTGGCACTGGAAGTTCCTTTCTGAGCAG GACTGTCTATGGATGCCCAAGTGCACCAAGTTTGGCTGGTTTTTACCATACTCTCCAGCAGACAATGAGTATGGTGCATGGAAGAGGCATTATATTTCCTGTGCCTGCAGCTTGGACTATCTCACTCCAAGGGAAGCTGCCGAAACGTACGGCACTTTGAATGAGCCTAAGGAAGGAAAAGAGGAGCTGAAGGAAAAACTACAAGAGAAGTGGCTGCGTAAAATGCTTCGAGACAGACTGTCACTGCAAAAAA aagagctCCTAAAAACCAGACCACCTTGGATGAGTGGAGCCTGGAGATCAGCTGTAAACTCCAAACTAAGTTTAACACAATCTATGAGTCTGACTGATCAGGCTTCAATGCAAGCGGCTTTGTGGTTAATTAAG ggTAAAGATACAAGTTCAGACAAAGCTTTAACAAGCTGGCTTTTAAAAGAAGATAACCACACACCCAGCTTCACATTGGCTTTGGAAAAGAAACTTGTAGAACGATCAATAGACTCTTTGCCAAAAAG gtATAATGTATCTGGATGTAACACCTATACTTCTACAACCACAAAGCAATGCAGCAGTCTCCTGGGTCTGACAGCAACCATGGGCAGCTCTGGTCCTGTTCACCTTGTGTTGATATCATCTCACATATTGGCATATGAG gtaattctCAATAGTGTGAAACCCAGTGTCATTCCAGTAGTCTATGACTACAATGGCATGACTCTTGAAAGTCTAATATTTTGTGTGGAGAAAGCTTTGGATGGACGCACGGCACAGAGTATTGGAGTTGTTGCAGATGGAAATTCCCAACATCtacatttattacaaa gtgttcaAATTGATTCTCAGAATGTCCTAAGTCCTAATATTAGAGAATTTTGGGAAAAATTAAGCAGCTGTGTGGTGTCAGATAAAGCTGGTGGTCACGTTGACCTGTTTGTTCCTTTTGCAGCTTCAG atgCTGGAATGAAAGTCCTTGAAAATCTGTCTCGCTTAGCTGGTATCATGTTTTGTTCACCAACTGGGATAGCCACCGGGTCTTACCAACATA TTCTTAGTGAATGGCTGATGGAACCTGAAAGACGTGAATTCCCTCCATATTTATACTTTACAGAAGTAAAACTACAGGCCTGGTGCAGATTAGCCAGTGTAATGGAGGAAGCTTTACATATGGTCAGGAAGCAGATGAAGCTCTACCTAAGTGATCTCAAAAGAAATGTATCTGGCAGGATAATAG GGCAGTTCATGTTTGACACAATGGCCATGGTGAAGGTGCAGACTAATAAAGACGTTGCTGAGGCATTGACTGAAGCTTTGATGGAACTTGTTAAGGAGAagcgt GATGATCCTATGGAGTTCATTTCCatctatcttttaaaaaaatgtggaaaagataAGGAGCTCAGAAACCAGCTGCAGCAAACAGGCAAGGAGGATACACTGTCAGCATTTCTAAAG CAGGAAGATGAAAATGATAGTGGTGCCATATCTGAAAACGCTGCTCGTTCTCCTAACCAGTCTGAATCCAGGTTCAGAAAACTTACTATGATA GATAATAAACTTCAAGCAGATGTAGGAGATAAGCGATCAAGGTTTGCTCAAGAAATCCTGAAGAGTGAAAGACAGTATGTACAAGTCCTGGAGATCATCAGAGACATCTATGCCGTCCCATTAAAATCTGCACTATCATCAAATCGAGCAATCCTGAGCATCTCTAATGTGCAAATCATCTTCTCTGATGTtcttaatattttacaaatcaacAA GCAGCTCCTAACCGAGTTGATGGAAAGACTTCAGGAATGGGGACCCGCACAATGTTTAGGAGatgtttttatgaaatttgtATCTAAGCTGAAGATATACACCAATTTTTTCAACAACTACACAGtgatattaaaaacaattgacaag TGCAGGGAGGCTATGCCAACTTTCCGAGCATTTTTGAAGAGACACGATCACACTGTTGTAACTAAAATGATGAG TTTACAGGAATTGCTGTTATTCCCGTCTTCTCGATTTGAAGAGTATTTGAACCTTTTGTATGCACTTCGTCTTCATACACCTCCGGACCATCCAGATCGAAATGATTTGAACACAATTATTACAGAAATGAAGCAGTACAAGGATTTTATTTTGCGG gtgAAATCTGCCTTAGAAAAGGACACTGAACTGACACATCTGCAGCAGACAATCCAAGGCTGTCCT AATCTAATAGAAGCTAACAGACATCTTATTTACAAGCAAGACGTGGCATTGCTGAAATGTGCTGATGAGGAGATAAGTGCATCCCTGAG GATCTTTGAGCACATCAGTGACCTGTCCCTTTTTCTCTTCAATGATGCACTGGTGATATCCAGACGTCACATTTCCTACACCCCATTTAAGCACGTGCCATCAACCTCATACCAGTTTATGGCATCAGTTTCTTTGCCACGATTGCTTTTGGAAGACATTCCAGACACTAAAT atgtAAAGAATGCTTTTGTTCTGCAAGGACCTAAGCGAAGGTGGATTTGTGCTACACTAACAGATGAGGAGAAGGTCACTTGGCTTTCTGCATGTCAAAGTGCTATCCACGCCAGCAttgaaagaagataa